A stretch of the TM7 phylum sp. oral taxon 349 genome encodes the following:
- a CDS encoding 2'-5' RNA ligase family protein, whose amino-acid sequence MQQFTQKYTIIQLFKDIPEGTQFSASNWPLHVTIADTFAIDWDVPTMVEKLTQLLSSRTSATSVVENDRFFGDQRQVRVALLKKTDDLVKLHQDVIKVLERGGWKPNDPQFAKEGFLPHSTVQKHTRLNKGDEVIFNALTIIDMFPGENPYQRRVIKTIKISDAG is encoded by the coding sequence ATGCAGCAATTCACCCAAAAATATACCATCATTCAACTCTTTAAAGATATACCTGAAGGTACGCAATTTTCAGCAAGCAATTGGCCACTCCATGTAACCATAGCGGATACCTTTGCGATTGATTGGGATGTGCCAACCATGGTAGAAAAGCTTACCCAATTATTAAGCTCTCGTACATCAGCAACCTCAGTCGTTGAAAATGATAGATTCTTTGGCGATCAAAGACAGGTGCGGGTAGCCTTACTCAAGAAAACTGACGATTTAGTAAAACTTCACCAAGATGTCATCAAGGTACTTGAACGGGGTGGCTGGAAACCAAATGACCCGCAGTTTGCGAAAGAAGGATTCTTGCCACACTCAACCGTACAAAAACACACCCGCTTAAATAAAGGTGATGAAGTGATATTTAACGCGCTAACTATCATCGATATGTTTCCTGGCGAAAACCCATATCAGCGGAGAGTTATCAAGACAATCAAAATCAGCGATGCCGGATAG
- a CDS encoding sortase, which produces MNDDRSSLSVPSRQSTDADISDNPAQKQAADIVREQINAIYQNDPYATGTIPSKTAPATSKSTNQSTHGYAQPTGTVAQTQALSQQRVMPGPGAVNTHEDNPYSRTLSHDSPLKTQDNSWQKYHTAWQSYYQQYYERYYISQVAAAKKSLNDQAKIHRTAAEELRAIENTEALTPHEAINDLRDSLRHKIRKRAAKVRKSRNFVPIMAALGVLLVFLFLQYNRVLFAYVEAYVAPGAMDPESIIVSSNAETPVSADPKLIIPKIAVDEPIVWDADASSQSSLNAAMARGVVWFNIQGANARPGERGNFVVSGHSSNDWLDSGNHKFVFARLERMAAGDVVYVNYNSKRYTYKITRTQVVKPTDVSALQIGSDKPYITLITCVPLGTALNRLLVFGEQISPNPDETATSTATNKPAANNTNSAKKMPANSPTFIERLFGIGAR; this is translated from the coding sequence ATGAACGATGATCGATCCTCGTTATCGGTGCCGTCACGGCAGTCTACAGACGCCGATATTTCTGATAATCCTGCGCAAAAACAAGCAGCAGACATTGTTCGCGAACAAATCAATGCAATCTATCAAAATGATCCGTACGCAACCGGCACAATACCGAGTAAGACCGCTCCGGCAACATCAAAATCAACAAACCAATCTACACATGGCTATGCCCAGCCAACCGGCACCGTCGCGCAAACGCAAGCACTTTCACAGCAACGCGTCATGCCAGGGCCAGGCGCAGTCAACACGCACGAGGATAATCCATACAGCCGAACACTCAGCCACGATTCACCACTCAAGACCCAGGACAACTCATGGCAAAAATATCACACCGCCTGGCAATCGTATTATCAGCAATACTATGAACGGTACTACATCTCGCAAGTAGCAGCCGCTAAAAAATCACTTAACGACCAAGCAAAAATCCATCGCACCGCTGCCGAGGAGCTTCGCGCGATTGAAAACACGGAAGCACTTACACCACATGAAGCAATCAATGACTTGCGTGATTCATTACGACACAAAATCAGAAAACGTGCGGCAAAAGTGCGCAAGAGTCGTAATTTCGTACCAATTATGGCAGCCCTCGGCGTGCTGCTCGTATTTTTGTTTTTGCAATACAACCGTGTCTTATTTGCATATGTTGAAGCGTATGTTGCGCCAGGGGCGATGGATCCAGAATCAATTATTGTGTCATCAAACGCAGAGACGCCTGTATCCGCCGATCCAAAGCTTATTATCCCAAAAATTGCCGTAGATGAACCAATTGTCTGGGATGCCGATGCATCCAGCCAAAGCTCCCTCAATGCCGCTATGGCGCGTGGTGTAGTGTGGTTTAATATACAAGGTGCAAACGCTCGCCCAGGCGAACGAGGCAATTTCGTCGTATCAGGTCACTCTTCAAACGACTGGCTTGATAGCGGTAATCACAAGTTTGTCTTTGCGCGGCTTGAGAGAATGGCGGCCGGCGATGTTGTCTACGTTAATTACAACAGCAAACGCTACACATACAAGATCACACGCACGCAGGTCGTCAAACCAACTGACGTGAGTGCGCTCCAAATCGGTAGCGACAAGCCGTATATCACACTCATCACATGCGTACCGCTTGGCACGGCACTCAATCGGTTGCTAGTATTTGGCGAGCAAATTAGTCCAAATCCAGACGAGACAGCAACGTCCACGGCGACAAACAAACCTGCGGCTAATAATACTAACTCCGCTAAGAAGATGCCCGCGAATTCGCCAACATTCATTGAACGGCTATTTGGCATTGGCGCGCGGTAG
- a CDS encoding PEGA domain-containing protein → MYEYDSKRKLRLRLTFTYAVMILTTLGLVVVALFIALGYRYNQFDGRFEQGGMIQFNSRPSGAEIQLDTAKLSNRTATRITATAGNHAVTVSRDGYKPWQKQATVKPGAVLWLNYVRLVPTDPKIETAATYGSIASAMASFDRSRFAVIENDTQPTVTFSRVHDTGVEHSSVAVPADKITVSSTAGSDRFSLAGWDYVNKRVLVLHTYDADKAEYLLVSKDSGDPARNLSTEFGISIAEFQYDPTDSDVAYVLTMNHDIRRLNLSTSTLSGPLVTNASSLVVAYNGWIGYATYADSSGIRTVGYVSKDKLTAKTVQTFTNMSGRSLSYTIASYYNELYQLVVAGDSATVYRAELPSSDSMDTVKSKMIAKLSLAKDVAFAGFSPREQRFVYIQNGRDIVTYDLELSSIATVAPSAALNAKIGWLDDFHLLSTADGTVEFMDYDGTNMQTLARNASYAATLLAGNDKFFYYFTRDEAAGTVRLMRLSLTTE, encoded by the coding sequence ATGTATGAATACGATTCTAAGCGTAAATTGCGTCTGAGGCTAACATTCACTTACGCAGTGATGATATTGACGACGCTTGGACTTGTTGTAGTAGCGTTGTTTATCGCGCTTGGATATCGTTACAATCAGTTTGACGGACGGTTTGAACAAGGCGGTATGATTCAGTTTAATTCGCGTCCGAGCGGTGCCGAAATCCAGTTGGACACAGCTAAGCTGTCGAACCGCACGGCGACACGGATCACTGCGACAGCTGGTAATCACGCTGTTACGGTATCGCGCGACGGCTATAAGCCCTGGCAAAAGCAAGCTACAGTTAAGCCGGGCGCGGTTCTGTGGCTTAACTACGTACGGCTCGTGCCGACCGACCCGAAGATCGAAACTGCGGCGACATATGGCAGTATTGCGAGCGCCATGGCGAGCTTCGACCGCTCGCGTTTCGCGGTGATTGAAAACGATACGCAGCCGACAGTCACTTTCTCGCGCGTACATGATACCGGTGTTGAGCACAGCTCAGTAGCGGTGCCGGCTGATAAAATTACTGTATCGAGCACTGCCGGTTCAGATCGCTTCTCGCTTGCCGGCTGGGACTATGTAAACAAGCGAGTGCTCGTGCTGCATACGTACGATGCTGACAAGGCTGAATACCTGCTTGTATCAAAAGATAGCGGCGATCCTGCGCGTAACTTATCTACCGAATTTGGCATTTCTATCGCTGAGTTTCAATACGACCCGACCGACAGTGACGTCGCTTACGTTCTCACGATGAATCACGATATTCGCCGCTTGAACTTATCGACATCTACGTTGTCTGGCCCGCTCGTTACAAATGCAAGCTCGCTTGTCGTGGCGTACAATGGTTGGATTGGCTATGCTACGTACGCCGACTCTAGTGGCATACGCACTGTTGGCTATGTGTCGAAAGATAAACTCACTGCTAAAACAGTGCAAACATTTACAAATATGTCCGGTCGCAGTCTTAGCTATACGATTGCGAGCTATTATAATGAACTTTATCAGCTGGTTGTGGCGGGTGATAGCGCGACCGTATATCGCGCTGAATTGCCAAGCAGCGATTCTATGGATACTGTCAAGAGTAAGATGATTGCAAAACTGTCACTTGCAAAAGATGTCGCGTTCGCTGGCTTCTCGCCGCGTGAACAGCGTTTTGTCTACATTCAAAACGGACGCGACATTGTGACGTACGATCTAGAACTATCGTCGATTGCTACTGTAGCTCCGTCCGCGGCGCTAAATGCTAAAATTGGTTGGCTTGACGATTTTCATTTGCTGAGTACGGCGGATGGTACGGTTGAATTTATGGATTACGACGGTACGAACATGCAGACGCTTGCCCGCAACGCAAGCTATGCCGCGACATTGCTTGCCGGCAATGATAAATTTTTCTACTATTTCACGCGCGACGAAGCTGCCGGTACGGTGCGTTTGATGCGATTGTCCCTGACGACGGAATAG
- a CDS encoding succinylglutamate desuccinylase/aspartoacylase family protein, whose product MRKILFIAATHGNERDSVKVMRQLEKELPKEKYDYDWIIGNEKAFAANTRFVEQDLNRSAPGDINSPVYEACRAAELIEYSKKFDVVIDLHGTKTDSGIVTIIPYPTEENIRLAKSAGLSRNVVWYSEKSKIAGPLAQHMPVPAIEFECGPKGTKRTFDLTYAAVRRFIEANRNGQEVCGDKNVEFYNVYGKLYGEHDPALRDFVLTEKGGESFYPFLSNEYSGIVCYKMEKTENDKMSI is encoded by the coding sequence ATGCGTAAAATTCTATTTATCGCTGCTACTCATGGTAATGAACGAGATAGCGTTAAGGTGATGCGGCAACTTGAGAAAGAATTACCTAAGGAAAAATACGACTATGATTGGATTATAGGAAACGAAAAGGCTTTTGCGGCCAACACGCGTTTCGTCGAACAGGATCTTAATCGCAGTGCTCCAGGCGATATTAATAGTCCCGTATATGAAGCTTGCCGCGCAGCAGAGCTAATTGAATACAGTAAAAAGTTTGATGTCGTGATTGATCTTCACGGGACAAAAACAGACAGCGGCATCGTTACAATCATACCTTACCCTACAGAAGAAAATATTAGATTAGCAAAATCGGCGGGATTGAGCCGTAATGTTGTGTGGTATTCGGAAAAGTCAAAAATTGCCGGACCGTTAGCTCAGCACATGCCTGTGCCGGCTATAGAATTTGAATGCGGGCCGAAAGGTACTAAAAGGACATTTGATCTAACATACGCTGCGGTGCGTCGATTTATAGAAGCGAATCGGAACGGTCAGGAAGTTTGCGGCGATAAAAATGTTGAGTTCTACAATGTCTATGGCAAATTGTATGGCGAACACGACCCAGCTCTTAGAGATTTTGTGCTAACAGAAAAAGGCGGCGAATCGTTTTATCCGTTCCTGTCTAACGAATATAGCGGTATTGTTTGCTATAAGATGGAGAAAACCGAGAACGATAAAATGTCTATATAA
- a CDS encoding TIGR00725 family protein: MARKFQIGVMGSAADLKYSKEVERVAYEAGRLIAEEGGILFFGAEKDSDSLSTAACRGAKDAGGLTVGITYGKGKDVWEKDADIIIPCGLERGGGRETVLVTGCDAVIAISGGSGTLTELAIAYQADIPMVALAGYGGWADKLADEYLDTRNRILTIGAASPEEAVKKAFEAAAEYRRRYA; this comes from the coding sequence ATGGCAAGAAAATTTCAAATCGGTGTAATGGGTTCGGCGGCCGATCTAAAATATAGCAAAGAAGTTGAAAGAGTGGCATACGAAGCCGGCAGGTTAATAGCCGAAGAAGGCGGGATCTTGTTTTTTGGAGCCGAAAAAGATAGCGATTCCCTGTCAACGGCGGCATGTCGCGGTGCAAAAGATGCTGGCGGATTAACGGTTGGCATCACATATGGCAAAGGAAAAGACGTTTGGGAGAAAGATGCTGACATTATCATCCCCTGCGGACTGGAACGCGGCGGCGGTCGAGAAACCGTACTGGTAACTGGTTGCGATGCGGTGATCGCGATAAGCGGTGGTTCAGGCACACTCACCGAATTAGCTATCGCCTATCAGGCCGATATCCCGATGGTAGCACTAGCAGGCTACGGGGGCTGGGCCGATAAACTTGCTGATGAATACCTCGACACTCGTAATCGAATATTAACAATCGGTGCAGCGTCGCCAGAAGAAGCGGTCAAAAAAGCCTTTGAGGCAGCTGCTGAATATAGGAGGCGATATGCGTAA
- the hisE gene encoding phosphoribosyl-ATP diphosphatase codes for MTIRELYKIIESRRNSDESTSCTKQLLDRGLDRVIQKVGEESVEVVIAAKNDENDEFIGEVADLVYHLLVLLVAKDIKITDIERRLQERHDNKLIK; via the coding sequence ATGACAATTAGAGAATTATACAAAATCATAGAGAGCAGGCGTAATAGCGATGAAAGCACGTCCTGCACAAAACAATTACTCGACAGAGGTCTAGATAGGGTTATCCAAAAAGTTGGCGAAGAATCAGTTGAAGTTGTAATCGCTGCAAAGAATGATGAAAACGATGAATTTATTGGCGAGGTTGCCGATTTGGTTTATCATCTCTTAGTTTTGTTAGTTGCAAAAGACATTAAGATTACCGATATAGAGAGGCGTCTTCAAGAACGTCACGATAATAAGTTAATAAAGTAA
- a CDS encoding ATP phosphoribosyltransferase, translated as MDKKLNKENLKIAIQKDGRLTEDSLRTLRMMGLEFEVYGRRLFAACRNYPVEILFCRDDDIPGYIERGVVDIGIVGQNVLREAGATATREVLCPGFGYCKLVAAVPKESNITTIKDLQGKIIATTFPNTTRKYFAKCGIDIKTTVIAGSVEITPALGVADAIVDIMASGSTLLLNDLRPIETILETEAVLIRNEKTLSKDKEDLIAQMLVRLESALAAKNLKYIMMNAPKENIDKIKNIAPGLDAPTVVELTKPGWLAVHAVMNEDDFWKVANKLKSLGARGILVSSIEKIIA; from the coding sequence ATGGATAAGAAATTAAACAAAGAAAACTTAAAAATTGCTATCCAAAAAGATGGACGGCTTACCGAAGATTCTCTGAGAACGCTAAGGATGATGGGTCTTGAGTTCGAGGTGTATGGCCGTAGACTTTTTGCTGCATGCCGCAATTATCCAGTTGAAATCTTGTTTTGCCGCGACGATGATATACCTGGCTATATAGAGCGCGGCGTTGTAGACATTGGCATTGTTGGCCAAAATGTTTTGCGTGAAGCTGGAGCTACTGCTACGCGTGAAGTTCTGTGTCCGGGATTTGGCTATTGTAAGCTTGTTGCCGCTGTTCCTAAAGAATCAAATATTACTACGATTAAAGATTTGCAAGGAAAAATAATTGCTACAACTTTCCCAAACACGACTAGAAAATATTTTGCGAAATGCGGTATTGACATTAAAACTACTGTGATAGCTGGATCGGTTGAAATTACACCTGCACTTGGGGTGGCAGATGCGATTGTTGATATAATGGCTAGCGGTAGCACTCTTTTATTAAATGACCTACGCCCCATAGAAACAATTCTAGAAACCGAAGCCGTTCTTATTAGAAACGAAAAGACGCTTTCAAAAGACAAGGAAGATCTAATTGCTCAGATGCTAGTTCGTCTTGAGTCGGCACTTGCTGCAAAGAATTTGAAGTATATTATGATGAACGCACCCAAAGAGAATATCGATAAAATTAAAAATATCGCCCCTGGACTTGATGCTCCAACCGTAGTGGAATTAACGAAGCCTGGTTGGCTGGCAGTACACGCAGTCATGAATGAAGATGATTTTTGGAAGGTGGCTAACAAATTGAAAAGTCTTGGCGCGCGCGGGATTCTCGTGTCATCGATTGAAAAAATCATAGCATAA
- a CDS encoding helix-turn-helix domain-containing protein gives MQLCYDERIVIENRLKNGESYAAIAKPLGRSTSTISP, from the coding sequence ATGCAACTTTGCTACGATGAACGTATAGTTATCGAGAATAGGTTAAAGAATGGCGAATCATACGCTGCCATTGCCAAGCCGCTTGGACGCTCAACCAGTACTATCTCTCCGTGA
- a CDS encoding response regulator, which translates to MAIKTILMIEDDRFIGEMYVRSLRQAGYDVEWAIDGRDGLVMATNKAYDLILLDIMLPELRGQEILREVKKHPVAKHSHVAVMTNFDQDEETRQEIEHNVDAYFVKAEITPRRLLEIVQQIGNSLVDTSE; encoded by the coding sequence ATGGCGATCAAAACAATTTTAATGATTGAAGATGACAGATTCATCGGCGAGATGTATGTGCGCAGTCTGCGTCAAGCGGGTTACGACGTCGAGTGGGCAATTGACGGGCGTGACGGGCTAGTGATGGCAACCAACAAGGCGTACGACTTAATACTACTTGACATCATGTTACCAGAACTACGCGGACAGGAAATCTTGCGCGAGGTTAAGAAGCACCCGGTTGCAAAGCATTCGCATGTCGCCGTCATGACAAACTTTGACCAAGATGAAGAAACGCGCCAAGAAATAGAACATAATGTTGACGCATATTTTGTAAAGGCAGAAATTACACCGCGACGTTTGCTTGAGATCGTCCAGCAAATTGGCAATTCATTGGTAGACACAAGCGAGTAG
- a CDS encoding HAMP domain-containing histidine kinase yields the protein MALEKNVHHAPKRVAEMRDYWGIYRRNAILLSILAQLLVVLVVGGALVVAGAHIDTLPFAITMGATIITSVALNIYLVLFLLTPLRDLATAIARAAGQTVNQPLGNPNLPRYAKDGFHDMLLYIYENNSADNANADNSRMSQRYKMLLTALNQINAGIVVMNTAGEISFANRAAPVKQTKEGALRLELLFDEPDDFTNWLTACETNTVHAQQTWLRVPNKIIGDEARRIFNVTANFEQGSAAEVVLVAYDESDIYQPEDDGLDFISFAAHELRGPITVIRGYLDVLSLELEDTLTAEQKELFQRLIVSGNRLSGYINNILNTSKYDRRHLKIHLNEESLARIYQTIRDDMNLRASSQRRQLVVDIPEDLPTVAADPSSISEVLSNLIDNGIKYSNNGGIVRVNAAVEGMFVKVSVVDNGIGMPANVVNNLFHKFYRSHRSRETVAGTGIGLYICKAIIESHGGTIGVSSTEGVGSTFSFTLPIYASVAETLRANGQVNTALVMRHGESITNHATYSG from the coding sequence GTGGCATTAGAAAAAAATGTACATCATGCGCCGAAACGTGTCGCCGAGATGCGCGATTATTGGGGAATCTACCGCCGGAATGCAATTTTGCTTTCGATCCTCGCACAGTTACTCGTCGTGCTAGTAGTCGGCGGAGCGCTTGTTGTGGCGGGTGCGCACATTGACACGCTACCGTTTGCCATCACGATGGGCGCGACAATTATAACGTCAGTGGCCCTGAACATTTATTTAGTATTGTTTTTGCTGACACCCTTGCGCGACTTAGCGACTGCAATTGCGCGCGCCGCCGGACAGACCGTTAACCAGCCGCTCGGTAATCCAAACTTGCCGCGTTACGCTAAAGACGGCTTTCATGATATGCTCCTTTATATTTACGAGAACAACTCTGCCGACAACGCTAATGCTGACAATTCACGCATGTCGCAGCGCTATAAAATGTTACTTACTGCACTTAACCAAATAAACGCCGGCATCGTCGTTATGAATACTGCCGGCGAGATTTCGTTCGCTAATCGCGCAGCGCCCGTTAAGCAAACAAAAGAGGGCGCTCTCAGATTAGAATTATTATTTGACGAACCAGATGATTTCACAAACTGGCTTACCGCTTGCGAGACTAATACAGTACATGCCCAGCAAACTTGGCTGCGCGTACCAAATAAAATCATTGGTGACGAAGCCCGGCGAATCTTCAATGTAACTGCCAACTTTGAGCAAGGGAGTGCTGCTGAAGTTGTCCTAGTGGCATACGACGAATCGGACATTTACCAGCCGGAAGACGACGGGCTAGATTTTATCTCGTTTGCAGCGCATGAATTACGCGGTCCAATTACAGTCATCCGCGGCTATTTAGACGTACTATCGCTCGAACTTGAAGATACGCTTACCGCTGAACAGAAAGAGCTATTCCAGCGCCTCATTGTTAGCGGCAACCGCCTATCCGGCTACATCAACAATATTCTGAACACAAGTAAATACGACCGACGGCACCTAAAGATCCACCTTAACGAAGAATCGCTCGCGCGCATTTACCAAACAATTCGCGACGACATGAACTTACGCGCTTCATCACAACGCCGTCAACTTGTTGTTGATATCCCCGAAGATTTACCGACTGTCGCTGCTGACCCGTCAAGTATTAGCGAAGTTTTATCAAATCTAATTGATAATGGTATAAAATATTCAAATAACGGTGGTATCGTGCGTGTTAACGCTGCTGTTGAGGGTATGTTCGTAAAAGTTTCAGTCGTAGATAACGGTATCGGCATGCCAGCAAACGTTGTTAATAATCTATTTCACAAGTTCTATCGTTCACACCGTTCGCGTGAAACCGTTGCAGGCACAGGGATTGGATTGTACATTTGTAAAGCAATTATCGAAAGCCATGGCGGTACGATTGGCGTATCAAGCACCGAAGGTGTTGGTTCAACGTTCTCGTTTACGTTACCGATTTATGCCAGCGTTGCCGAGACTTTGCGGGCAAACGGACAAGTTAATACGGCACTCGTTATGCGACATGGCGAATCAATTACTAATCATGCAACCTATTCGGGGTAA
- a CDS encoding DUF3048 domain-containing protein has product MDAKKSTELSRKLLAKQQPGKIKRFRAFIERHRLVTILICGVLLIFIGSATAFYLTYQPPVVQADHTPIIRKKKTKPTKFYSQLNGIEVADEAAAAKPVTAVMIENSPDSRPQSGLKQAEVVYEAIAEGGITRFLCLYQQHKPGLVGPVRSLRMYYVDWLAPYQASVAHVGGSAAALAEIRNGSYRDIDQFFNGGSYWRARDRYAPHNVYTNFEKLDALNTAKGYKNSQFSGQMRADGTASEQPNAASIDINFSGPLYNTHYDYDKASNSYLRSIGGAVSNDREEGRIAPSVVIAMRVNETTVYEDGWRQSIVTIGSGVAHVFQNGTVAEATWRKGSRAEPLRFFDASGKEIALNRGQTWIGAVANSGGGVAWH; this is encoded by the coding sequence ATGGACGCAAAAAAATCAACCGAACTCAGCCGCAAGCTGCTTGCTAAGCAACAGCCAGGCAAGATCAAACGGTTTCGTGCGTTTATTGAACGCCACCGCTTGGTGACGATATTGATTTGCGGTGTGCTTCTAATTTTTATTGGCAGTGCGACGGCATTTTATTTAACCTATCAGCCGCCTGTCGTACAAGCCGACCACACGCCAATTATACGTAAAAAGAAAACTAAGCCGACAAAATTTTACTCGCAGCTCAATGGAATAGAGGTTGCCGACGAAGCCGCTGCCGCCAAACCGGTCACTGCGGTGATGATTGAAAATTCACCGGACTCACGTCCGCAATCCGGGCTAAAGCAGGCAGAGGTCGTATATGAAGCGATCGCCGAAGGGGGTATCACGCGATTTTTATGTTTATACCAACAGCACAAACCGGGTTTAGTTGGACCGGTTCGCAGCCTGCGCATGTATTATGTTGATTGGCTTGCACCATACCAAGCGAGCGTCGCCCATGTCGGCGGCAGCGCAGCGGCACTCGCAGAAATTCGCAACGGCAGCTACCGCGATATCGACCAGTTCTTCAACGGTGGCAGTTATTGGCGTGCTCGCGATCGCTATGCACCGCATAACGTCTACACGAACTTTGAAAAACTTGATGCACTCAACACCGCAAAAGGCTACAAAAACTCGCAGTTTTCCGGCCAAATGCGCGCCGACGGTACGGCTAGCGAACAACCAAATGCCGCAAGTATTGATATCAACTTCAGCGGCCCGCTTTACAACACGCACTACGATTACGATAAAGCAAGCAATTCCTACCTGCGTAGCATTGGCGGCGCGGTTAGCAACGACCGTGAAGAAGGTCGCATTGCGCCGAGCGTTGTCATTGCTATGCGCGTCAATGAGACCACTGTGTATGAAGACGGTTGGCGGCAAAGTATCGTCACGATCGGGAGCGGCGTAGCGCATGTTTTCCAAAATGGAACAGTCGCTGAAGCAACATGGCGCAAAGGCAGCCGCGCTGAACCACTCCGCTTTTTTGACGCCAGCGGCAAAGAGATTGCGCTTAACCGCGGGCAAACCTGGATAGGCGCGGTGGCAAATAGTGGAGGAGGCGTCGCGTGGCATTAG
- a CDS encoding glutamate--tRNA ligase, which yields MTTTIRTRFAPSPTGYIHVGNVRAALFPWLLARKQGGKFILRIEDTDRARFVPGAEDLILDTLEWLGLDWDEGPRRGGEYGPYHQSERLEIYRTWAQTLIDKGLAYADPYTPEQVQAFRDKARAAKKAFLYRDYRPENPPAWDGTQPLRFKVTHPKRYVWHDPVMGELSAGSEALDDFILIKADGYPTYNFAHIVDDAEMRITHVIRGLEYISSIPRYLSLYEAFELTPPVLACLPHIMAPDGKKKLGKRDGAKSVTDYRTDGILPEAMLNFLASMGWNDGTEQEIFSRDELIEKFSLSRVQKSGARFDEKRLLWVNGQWIRRLSLDDLYTRVSNPVGNESSKQPAAALAYWPPAAAQASEDYKKRVLALAQDRLKTLTDLPRLTSYFFEEPARDDSLIETNKQLKKLSSGERQTLVRAAYDALIALADWTPESIQQCLNDLLEKTGQKPGILFSLVRIATTWAPFSPQLNDTLALLGKETTLRRLASF from the coding sequence ATGACAACAACTATTCGTACGCGATTTGCACCGAGCCCGACGGGCTATATCCATGTCGGCAATGTCCGCGCAGCATTGTTTCCGTGGCTTTTGGCACGGAAACAGGGCGGTAAGTTTATTTTGCGCATTGAGGATACTGACCGTGCGCGTTTCGTGCCGGGTGCGGAAGATCTAATTTTAGATACACTTGAGTGGCTAGGGCTTGACTGGGACGAAGGGCCGCGGCGCGGCGGCGAGTACGGTCCCTATCACCAGTCCGAGCGACTCGAAATCTATCGTACGTGGGCGCAAACGTTAATCGACAAGGGGCTGGCATATGCAGATCCATACACCCCGGAGCAAGTGCAGGCTTTCCGCGACAAAGCGCGTGCCGCCAAAAAAGCGTTTTTATATCGCGATTACCGCCCTGAAAATCCGCCAGCATGGGACGGTACACAGCCACTACGATTCAAGGTCACACATCCTAAGCGCTACGTTTGGCACGATCCGGTAATGGGTGAATTATCTGCTGGATCAGAAGCACTTGATGATTTCATTCTTATCAAAGCCGACGGCTACCCAACGTACAATTTTGCACACATCGTAGATGACGCTGAAATGCGCATCACACACGTCATTCGCGGTTTGGAGTATATATCGTCGATTCCACGCTATTTAAGCTTATATGAAGCGTTTGAGTTGACGCCGCCGGTTTTAGCGTGTCTACCGCACATCATGGCTCCCGACGGCAAAAAAAAGCTCGGTAAACGCGACGGTGCAAAAAGCGTCACCGACTATCGCACTGATGGGATTTTGCCCGAAGCGATGCTGAATTTTCTCGCAAGCATGGGCTGGAATGATGGCACTGAGCAAGAAATCTTCAGTCGCGACGAGCTAATTGAAAAATTCAGCCTCAGCCGCGTGCAAAAATCCGGCGCGCGCTTCGACGAAAAGCGGTTGCTTTGGGTGAACGGACAGTGGATCCGGCGCTTGAGTTTGGATGATTTGTATACGCGAGTGAGCAATCCTGTCGGTAACGAATCGTCAAAACAACCTGCGGCTGCTCTCGCCTACTGGCCACCCGCTGCAGCGCAGGCTAGTGAAGATTATAAAAAGCGCGTCCTTGCTCTGGCGCAAGACCGCTTAAAAACGCTTACCGACTTGCCTCGGCTCACCAGCTACTTTTTTGAAGAACCTGCGCGTGACGACTCGCTCATCGAGACAAATAAGCAACTTAAAAAACTTTCGTCTGGCGAGCGCCAAACCCTCGTACGCGCTGCCTATGACGCACTCATTGCACTCGCCGATTGGACACCGGAATCAATCCAGCAGTGTCTCAATGATTTACTAGAAAAAACTGGTCAAAAACCTGGTATCTTGTTTAGTCTCGTCCGTATTGCTACTACATGGGCGCCATTCAGCCCGCAGCTAAACGACACCCTCGCGCTACTCGGTAAAGAGACAACGCTCAGGAGACTAGCGTCATTCTAA